The proteins below are encoded in one region of Puntigrus tetrazona isolate hp1 chromosome 5, ASM1883169v1, whole genome shotgun sequence:
- the card9 gene encoding caspase recruitment domain-containing protein 9 isoform X1, with the protein MFDGPGGFEVEEDDECWARLEDYRMLLIKTIEPSRITPYLRQCKVLSSEDEEQIYNDPSLVIRRRKVGVLLDILQRTGLKGHVAFLESLELDYPDVYRKITGKEPARVFSVLIDTAGECGLTQFLMSEVSRLQKLAQDERRKRLEVSAQAAEQLDTIRQLQLCESELHKQQDRVQRIREERERMCEEARKLRDENYRLMHDLTRLSEDKNCALMCNRDLQLEIEKLKHCLMNAESDSKIQRKKTITLKNAMEQRPSPELIWQMQRENDLLTAHIQELESASKVQTLKHEKLDSQSLEEFKQQSQAQYQELVNDLYNLKRDLHDAEELRDKYREDKDELELKCIMLKKDSKMYRDRMEDILKQLEEVIKERDKAICTREEYHLENSKNLQDKDLYRKQIREMGERFDELQVQLFRTQGEVLALQSKIRKQKNPIQVNSEESSLLSSFESSTGLLAFCPQMKSQTSEEESRERGEKDMSEESQSQTSGEYNVGMFLVECIHIVIMASFFVHISCLQCSERMFSEEDISANCKLKGKCNFHYRRKRALRTKKFTDKESVQSILDNTTGSDTDGM; encoded by the exons ATGTTTGATGGCCCAGGGGGTTTTGAGGTGGAGGAGGATGATGAGTGCTGGGCACGACTGGAAGACTACAGAATGCTTCTCATCAAGACCATTGAGCCCTCAAGGATAACACCTTATCTGAGACAATGCAAAGTGCTGAGCAGTGAGGATGAAGAACAGATCTACAACGACCCCAGCCTGGTTATCAGACGTAGAAAAGTTG GAGTGCTGCTGGACATATTACAAAGAACTGGCCTCAAAGGACATGTGGCATTTCTAGAGAGTTTGGAGCTAGATTACCCAGATGTCTACCGCAAAATTACCGGCAAAGAGCCTGCTAGGGTCTTCTCTGTACTTATTG ACACAGCCGGTGAATGTGGCCTCACTCAGTTCCTCATGAGCGAGGTCTCTCGCCTACAGAAGCTGGCACAGGACGAACGGAGGAAGCGACTCGAAGTGTCTGCGCAGGCGGCGGAGCAGCTCGACACCATCCGCCAGCTGCAGCTGTGTGAGAGCGAGCTGCACAAACAGCAAGACCGCGTGCAGCGCATCCGAGAGGAGCGAGAGCGCATGTGCGAGGAGGCGCGGAAACTGAGAGACGAGAATTACCGCTTGATGCACGATCTGACCCGACTAAGCGAGGACAAGAACTGCGCACTCATGTGCAACAGAGACCTGCAGCTCGAG ATTGAGAAATTGAAACACTGCTTAATGAATGCAGAAAGTGACTCAAAGATCCAACGGAAAAAAACGATAACCTTGAAGAATGCCATGGAGCAGAGGCCAAGTCCTGAACTGATCTGGCAGATGCAGAGAGAAAATGACCTCCTTACAGCTCACATACAAGAGCTCGAAAGCGCTTCCAAG GTCCAAACTCTGAAGCATGAAAAACTTGATTCGCAGTCATTAGAGGAATTCAAGCAACAAAGTCAGGCACAATACCAGGAGCTGGTGAATGATCTCTACAATCTAAAGAGAGACCTGCATGACGCAGAAGAGCTGCGTGATAAG taTCGAGAGGACAAGGATGAGTTAGAACTGAAGTGCATAATGCTAAAAAAGGACTCCAAAATGTACCGTGACCGAATGGAAGACATTCTGAAACAGCTGGAAGAAGTCATCAAAGAAAGAGACAAG GCCATTTGTACGAGAGAAGAGTACCATTTGGAGAACTCCAAAAATCTCCAAGACAAAGACCTGTATCGCAAACAGATCCGGGAGATGGGAGAGCGTTTTGATGAACTTCAAGTCCAACTGTTTCGAACTCAAGGAGAAGTTCTTGCTCTTCAGTCAAAGATTCGCAAACAGAAAAACCCAATCCAAGTG AATTCAGAAGAAAGCTCCTTGCTGAGTTCATTCGAG TCATCAACAGGGTTGCTTGCATTTTGTCCACAGATGAAAAGTCAGACTAGTGAGGAAGAGTCCAGGGAAAGGGGTGAAAAGG ATATGAGTGAAGAGTCACAGAGCCAGACATCTGGAGAGTACAATGTAGGTATGTTTCTTGTGGAATGCATTCATATAGTGATAATGGCTTcattttttgtgcatatttcatGTTTGCAGTGTTCTGAGAGGATGTTCTCTGAGGAGGACATATCAGCTAATTGCAAACTTAAAGGAAAATGCAACTTTCATTATAGGAG GAAACGTGCTTTGAGAACCAAAAAATTCACAGACAAAGAGAGTGTGCAGAGCATACTGGACAACACTACTGGGAGTGACACAGACGGGATGTGA
- the card9 gene encoding caspase recruitment domain-containing protein 9 isoform X2, with product MFDGPGGFEVEEDDECWARLEDYRMLLIKTIEPSRITPYLRQCKVLSSEDEEQIYNDPSLVIRRRKVGVLLDILQRTGLKGHVAFLESLELDYPDVYRKITGKEPARVFSVLIDTAGECGLTQFLMSEVSRLQKLAQDERRKRLEVSAQAAEQLDTIRQLQLCESELHKQQDRVQRIREERERMCEEARKLRDENYRLMHDLTRLSEDKNCALMCNRDLQLEIEKLKHCLMNAESDSKIQRKKTITLKNAMEQRPSPELIWQMQRENDLLTAHIQELESASKVQTLKHEKLDSQSLEEFKQQSQAQYQELVNDLYNLKRDLHDAEELRDKYREDKDELELKCIMLKKDSKMYRDRMEDILKQLEEVIKERDKAICTREEYHLENSKNLQDKDLYRKQIREMGERFDELQVQLFRTQGEVLALQSKIRKQKNPIQVNSEESSLLSSFEMKSQTSEEESRERGEKDMSEESQSQTSGEYNVGMFLVECIHIVIMASFFVHISCLQCSERMFSEEDISANCKLKGKCNFHYRRKRALRTKKFTDKESVQSILDNTTGSDTDGM from the exons ATGTTTGATGGCCCAGGGGGTTTTGAGGTGGAGGAGGATGATGAGTGCTGGGCACGACTGGAAGACTACAGAATGCTTCTCATCAAGACCATTGAGCCCTCAAGGATAACACCTTATCTGAGACAATGCAAAGTGCTGAGCAGTGAGGATGAAGAACAGATCTACAACGACCCCAGCCTGGTTATCAGACGTAGAAAAGTTG GAGTGCTGCTGGACATATTACAAAGAACTGGCCTCAAAGGACATGTGGCATTTCTAGAGAGTTTGGAGCTAGATTACCCAGATGTCTACCGCAAAATTACCGGCAAAGAGCCTGCTAGGGTCTTCTCTGTACTTATTG ACACAGCCGGTGAATGTGGCCTCACTCAGTTCCTCATGAGCGAGGTCTCTCGCCTACAGAAGCTGGCACAGGACGAACGGAGGAAGCGACTCGAAGTGTCTGCGCAGGCGGCGGAGCAGCTCGACACCATCCGCCAGCTGCAGCTGTGTGAGAGCGAGCTGCACAAACAGCAAGACCGCGTGCAGCGCATCCGAGAGGAGCGAGAGCGCATGTGCGAGGAGGCGCGGAAACTGAGAGACGAGAATTACCGCTTGATGCACGATCTGACCCGACTAAGCGAGGACAAGAACTGCGCACTCATGTGCAACAGAGACCTGCAGCTCGAG ATTGAGAAATTGAAACACTGCTTAATGAATGCAGAAAGTGACTCAAAGATCCAACGGAAAAAAACGATAACCTTGAAGAATGCCATGGAGCAGAGGCCAAGTCCTGAACTGATCTGGCAGATGCAGAGAGAAAATGACCTCCTTACAGCTCACATACAAGAGCTCGAAAGCGCTTCCAAG GTCCAAACTCTGAAGCATGAAAAACTTGATTCGCAGTCATTAGAGGAATTCAAGCAACAAAGTCAGGCACAATACCAGGAGCTGGTGAATGATCTCTACAATCTAAAGAGAGACCTGCATGACGCAGAAGAGCTGCGTGATAAG taTCGAGAGGACAAGGATGAGTTAGAACTGAAGTGCATAATGCTAAAAAAGGACTCCAAAATGTACCGTGACCGAATGGAAGACATTCTGAAACAGCTGGAAGAAGTCATCAAAGAAAGAGACAAG GCCATTTGTACGAGAGAAGAGTACCATTTGGAGAACTCCAAAAATCTCCAAGACAAAGACCTGTATCGCAAACAGATCCGGGAGATGGGAGAGCGTTTTGATGAACTTCAAGTCCAACTGTTTCGAACTCAAGGAGAAGTTCTTGCTCTTCAGTCAAAGATTCGCAAACAGAAAAACCCAATCCAAGTG AATTCAGAAGAAAGCTCCTTGCTGAGTTCATTCGAG ATGAAAAGTCAGACTAGTGAGGAAGAGTCCAGGGAAAGGGGTGAAAAGG ATATGAGTGAAGAGTCACAGAGCCAGACATCTGGAGAGTACAATGTAGGTATGTTTCTTGTGGAATGCATTCATATAGTGATAATGGCTTcattttttgtgcatatttcatGTTTGCAGTGTTCTGAGAGGATGTTCTCTGAGGAGGACATATCAGCTAATTGCAAACTTAAAGGAAAATGCAACTTTCATTATAGGAG GAAACGTGCTTTGAGAACCAAAAAATTCACAGACAAAGAGAGTGTGCAGAGCATACTGGACAACACTACTGGGAGTGACACAGACGGGATGTGA
- the card9 gene encoding caspase recruitment domain-containing protein 9 isoform X4: protein MFDGPGGFEVEEDDECWARLEDYRMLLIKTIEPSRITPYLRQCKVLSSEDEEQIYNDPSLVIRRRKVGVLLDILQRTGLKGHVAFLESLELDYPDVYRKITGKEPARVFSVLIDTAGECGLTQFLMSEVSRLQKLAQDERRKRLEVSAQAAEQLDTIRQLQLCESELHKQQDRVQRIREERERMCEEARKLRDENYRLMHDLTRLSEDKNCALMCNRDLQLEIEKLKHCLMNAESDSKIQRKKTITLKNAMEQRPSPELIWQMQRENDLLTAHIQELESASKVQTLKHEKLDSQSLEEFKQQSQAQYQELVNDLYNLKRDLHDAEELRDKYREDKDELELKCIMLKKDSKMYRDRMEDILKQLEEVIKERDKAICTREEYHLENSKNLQDKDLYRKQIREMGERFDELQVQLFRTQGEVLALQSKIRKQKNPIQVNSEESSLLSSFEMKSQTSEEESRERGEKDMSEESQSQTSGEYNCSERMFSEEDISANCKLKGKCNFHYRRKRALRTKKFTDKESVQSILDNTTGSDTDGM, encoded by the exons ATGTTTGATGGCCCAGGGGGTTTTGAGGTGGAGGAGGATGATGAGTGCTGGGCACGACTGGAAGACTACAGAATGCTTCTCATCAAGACCATTGAGCCCTCAAGGATAACACCTTATCTGAGACAATGCAAAGTGCTGAGCAGTGAGGATGAAGAACAGATCTACAACGACCCCAGCCTGGTTATCAGACGTAGAAAAGTTG GAGTGCTGCTGGACATATTACAAAGAACTGGCCTCAAAGGACATGTGGCATTTCTAGAGAGTTTGGAGCTAGATTACCCAGATGTCTACCGCAAAATTACCGGCAAAGAGCCTGCTAGGGTCTTCTCTGTACTTATTG ACACAGCCGGTGAATGTGGCCTCACTCAGTTCCTCATGAGCGAGGTCTCTCGCCTACAGAAGCTGGCACAGGACGAACGGAGGAAGCGACTCGAAGTGTCTGCGCAGGCGGCGGAGCAGCTCGACACCATCCGCCAGCTGCAGCTGTGTGAGAGCGAGCTGCACAAACAGCAAGACCGCGTGCAGCGCATCCGAGAGGAGCGAGAGCGCATGTGCGAGGAGGCGCGGAAACTGAGAGACGAGAATTACCGCTTGATGCACGATCTGACCCGACTAAGCGAGGACAAGAACTGCGCACTCATGTGCAACAGAGACCTGCAGCTCGAG ATTGAGAAATTGAAACACTGCTTAATGAATGCAGAAAGTGACTCAAAGATCCAACGGAAAAAAACGATAACCTTGAAGAATGCCATGGAGCAGAGGCCAAGTCCTGAACTGATCTGGCAGATGCAGAGAGAAAATGACCTCCTTACAGCTCACATACAAGAGCTCGAAAGCGCTTCCAAG GTCCAAACTCTGAAGCATGAAAAACTTGATTCGCAGTCATTAGAGGAATTCAAGCAACAAAGTCAGGCACAATACCAGGAGCTGGTGAATGATCTCTACAATCTAAAGAGAGACCTGCATGACGCAGAAGAGCTGCGTGATAAG taTCGAGAGGACAAGGATGAGTTAGAACTGAAGTGCATAATGCTAAAAAAGGACTCCAAAATGTACCGTGACCGAATGGAAGACATTCTGAAACAGCTGGAAGAAGTCATCAAAGAAAGAGACAAG GCCATTTGTACGAGAGAAGAGTACCATTTGGAGAACTCCAAAAATCTCCAAGACAAAGACCTGTATCGCAAACAGATCCGGGAGATGGGAGAGCGTTTTGATGAACTTCAAGTCCAACTGTTTCGAACTCAAGGAGAAGTTCTTGCTCTTCAGTCAAAGATTCGCAAACAGAAAAACCCAATCCAAGTG AATTCAGAAGAAAGCTCCTTGCTGAGTTCATTCGAG ATGAAAAGTCAGACTAGTGAGGAAGAGTCCAGGGAAAGGGGTGAAAAGG ATATGAGTGAAGAGTCACAGAGCCAGACATCTGGAGAGTACAAT TGTTCTGAGAGGATGTTCTCTGAGGAGGACATATCAGCTAATTGCAAACTTAAAGGAAAATGCAACTTTCATTATAGGAG GAAACGTGCTTTGAGAACCAAAAAATTCACAGACAAAGAGAGTGTGCAGAGCATACTGGACAACACTACTGGGAGTGACACAGACGGGATGTGA
- the card9 gene encoding caspase recruitment domain-containing protein 9 isoform X3, with translation MFDGPGGFEVEEDDECWARLEDYRMLLIKTIEPSRITPYLRQCKVLSSEDEEQIYNDPSLVIRRRKVGVLLDILQRTGLKGHVAFLESLELDYPDVYRKITGKEPARVFSVLIDTAGECGLTQFLMSEVSRLQKLAQDERRKRLEVSAQAAEQLDTIRQLQLCESELHKQQDRVQRIREERERMCEEARKLRDENYRLMHDLTRLSEDKNCALMCNRDLQLEIEKLKHCLMNAESDSKIQRKKTITLKNAMEQRPSPELIWQMQRENDLLTAHIQELESASKVQTLKHEKLDSQSLEEFKQQSQAQYQELVNDLYNLKRDLHDAEELRDKYREDKDELELKCIMLKKDSKMYRDRMEDILKQLEEVIKERDKAICTREEYHLENSKNLQDKDLYRKQIREMGERFDELQVQLFRTQGEVLALQSKIRKQKNPIQVNSEESSLLSSFESSTGLLAFCPQMKSQTSEEESRERGEKDMSEESQSQTSGEYNCSERMFSEEDISANCKLKGKCNFHYRRKRALRTKKFTDKESVQSILDNTTGSDTDGM, from the exons ATGTTTGATGGCCCAGGGGGTTTTGAGGTGGAGGAGGATGATGAGTGCTGGGCACGACTGGAAGACTACAGAATGCTTCTCATCAAGACCATTGAGCCCTCAAGGATAACACCTTATCTGAGACAATGCAAAGTGCTGAGCAGTGAGGATGAAGAACAGATCTACAACGACCCCAGCCTGGTTATCAGACGTAGAAAAGTTG GAGTGCTGCTGGACATATTACAAAGAACTGGCCTCAAAGGACATGTGGCATTTCTAGAGAGTTTGGAGCTAGATTACCCAGATGTCTACCGCAAAATTACCGGCAAAGAGCCTGCTAGGGTCTTCTCTGTACTTATTG ACACAGCCGGTGAATGTGGCCTCACTCAGTTCCTCATGAGCGAGGTCTCTCGCCTACAGAAGCTGGCACAGGACGAACGGAGGAAGCGACTCGAAGTGTCTGCGCAGGCGGCGGAGCAGCTCGACACCATCCGCCAGCTGCAGCTGTGTGAGAGCGAGCTGCACAAACAGCAAGACCGCGTGCAGCGCATCCGAGAGGAGCGAGAGCGCATGTGCGAGGAGGCGCGGAAACTGAGAGACGAGAATTACCGCTTGATGCACGATCTGACCCGACTAAGCGAGGACAAGAACTGCGCACTCATGTGCAACAGAGACCTGCAGCTCGAG ATTGAGAAATTGAAACACTGCTTAATGAATGCAGAAAGTGACTCAAAGATCCAACGGAAAAAAACGATAACCTTGAAGAATGCCATGGAGCAGAGGCCAAGTCCTGAACTGATCTGGCAGATGCAGAGAGAAAATGACCTCCTTACAGCTCACATACAAGAGCTCGAAAGCGCTTCCAAG GTCCAAACTCTGAAGCATGAAAAACTTGATTCGCAGTCATTAGAGGAATTCAAGCAACAAAGTCAGGCACAATACCAGGAGCTGGTGAATGATCTCTACAATCTAAAGAGAGACCTGCATGACGCAGAAGAGCTGCGTGATAAG taTCGAGAGGACAAGGATGAGTTAGAACTGAAGTGCATAATGCTAAAAAAGGACTCCAAAATGTACCGTGACCGAATGGAAGACATTCTGAAACAGCTGGAAGAAGTCATCAAAGAAAGAGACAAG GCCATTTGTACGAGAGAAGAGTACCATTTGGAGAACTCCAAAAATCTCCAAGACAAAGACCTGTATCGCAAACAGATCCGGGAGATGGGAGAGCGTTTTGATGAACTTCAAGTCCAACTGTTTCGAACTCAAGGAGAAGTTCTTGCTCTTCAGTCAAAGATTCGCAAACAGAAAAACCCAATCCAAGTG AATTCAGAAGAAAGCTCCTTGCTGAGTTCATTCGAG TCATCAACAGGGTTGCTTGCATTTTGTCCACAGATGAAAAGTCAGACTAGTGAGGAAGAGTCCAGGGAAAGGGGTGAAAAGG ATATGAGTGAAGAGTCACAGAGCCAGACATCTGGAGAGTACAAT TGTTCTGAGAGGATGTTCTCTGAGGAGGACATATCAGCTAATTGCAAACTTAAAGGAAAATGCAACTTTCATTATAGGAG GAAACGTGCTTTGAGAACCAAAAAATTCACAGACAAAGAGAGTGTGCAGAGCATACTGGACAACACTACTGGGAGTGACACAGACGGGATGTGA